Genomic window (Vibrio pomeroyi):
GAAACCAAAGCGACTCTAAACCGTTTTAGACCTCTTATTGAGCGTGCAGTTTTCGATATCGAAAACAAAGAAAAACTTGAAGCCACAGTTCGAGAACGTACCGCAGAGCTAGTCACAGCAAGGAAAGATGCAGAAAGAGCCAACAAGGCCAAATCTGAATTCCTAGCCATGATGAGCCATGAATTAAGAACTCCGTTGAACGCGATTATAGGCCTAATCGATACGCTGAAATCGACATCACTCAACGAAGAACAACAGTCTATACTGCTTAATATGAGCACATCGTCTGAGTTGCTTTTAGCGATCATCAGCGACGTATTGGACTTTTCAAAAATCGAATCTGGATGTTTCTCGTTGTCGCCTCAATGGAGCAACGTAAGCGACACTGTAACGTTTGTTTTGTCTGAACAAAAGAAGACGGCAGACGATAAAGGATTAGCGCTAACCGTAACCAGCGACATTCCTGAAGGTGAACTTCATTACCTTGACCCAAGCCGATTAGCGCAGATCTTATTTAATCTGATTGGCAACGCGATTAAGTTCACTGAGCAAGGACATGTTCATGTGTCTATCAAATACCAGCAAAGCTCGTTCTATATAACGGTAGAAGACACCGGGATTGGCATTAGCTCGCAACAACTTGCTTCTTTGTTCAGTCCATTTGTTCAAGCCGACAGTACAATCACACGCAGATTTGGTGGCACTGGTTTGGGCTTAGCTATCACTAAACGACTTGTTGAACTGATGCGCGGGCGTATATCTGTAGAGAGTGAGCCAGGAAAAGGCTCTAGATTTGAAGTACAGTTACCAGTGCTTACCAGAGTAACGAACAATCTCGCTGAAGATGCACAAGATGACGGTACGCGAGATCTAAGAAGCCGATACTCAGTTTTAGTTGTGGAAGACAACCCGACCAATCAAATGGTGATTAAGTTAATCCTAACAAGACAAGGCCACGAGGTTTTCATCGCAAGCAATGGTGAAGAAGCAATTGGCTTTATTGAAAGAGGCAACGATCCAATAGACATTATCCTTATGGACGTGTCGATGCCGGTCATGGACGGTTTAACCACAACCAAATACATGAGAGAAGCAAACATCCAAACACCAATCGTCGCGCTAACAGCACACACATCTGTAGAAGACAGATTTTCATGTTTAGATGTCGGTATGAATGATTTCGTTACCAAGCCAGTAAGAACCAAAGAGATCACAGAAGCTATTGATCGATTAATGCTAGAGATCTAATAAACGTATTCTTAATCGAAGATTAGGAAATATGTTTATTAGGTATTTTATGGTAAATAGCCTTACTGTTAAATAGAACGCTAAATCAGAGCAGAAACGAAAGGCAGGGCATCACATAAAGATACCTGCCTTATAAACACCAGACACAATTTAACATAATATACATAATACGCAGTGGTGTGTAGTCGATTCTAAGGGCATTGTTATCATCGTTTCTCCTTACGTTACATTTGGTAAATCAGCGTCTTAAATTCGCCAGTATTCTCTATGAGGCCTTTAAGCTAATAATTATATGTCTGGCCAACGTCTGTCTTATTCTGAACACAAACTAACTCCACACGCTGAATTCTGTTTTGACCGGTCCATCATCCAGTTATATTTTCTAACGAACAATCATTCTGCAGCGTCCAACCACCAAAGCCGATTCAAATTAATCCTGAACCTCGGTCGATACGTTGAACGCCAACAACAAAAAAGAAACTCTATTTCTAAAGCTGATTACTCAGATCAAGAATTGCTTACTGAACCCTTATTACCAACGAACTAAGAAAGCTGGATACTTCTTCTCACAGAGCTAATAAGTACTCGAGAAAACCCAACGTATTCTCTAGCAAGCTTCTATGGAGACTGTGTTAACTACCAAGTTCTATCAACCAGCATCACTTGTGATCAGTAGCTTCCTAGTTTTGCTAAGCCTCGTTGTTAATAACAAGCCTAATTAAGTAACTCCATTTCGACCTAAGCTTGCGGTCTGAGTTAAAAAAGTTACAACGCAACACCAATCCTATTCGTACTTTCTAGACGAACATAACTTGTCTTACAACTGAGATACTGACATATCTATTACCAGCAAGTCTTTAAAATCAGATATTTAGACAGGTTTCACATTAACTAGTGTCTCTTTTGTTTGTTAACATCTTCTGGAATTAAAAATAACTCATTATCTAAAAGGCTTAATATGAAAATCAGTATGATCGCCCTATCCTTGTTCACCGCTTTTGGTGTCAGCTCACACGCGTTTGCAAGTGACAACGAGAACTCTTCTAGGGAAAATGGTCATTTTTATGCAGGTGTTGACGTCGGCTTTTATAATGAAACGGAATTAGAATACCGTGGTAGCGCAATTGAAGATTCATCTGACTTATCAGACTTCAGCTATAACTTAGTTGGCGGCTACGAATTCAATACCCACGATGTTGTTAAACTGGGATTAGAGGCCGAGTACCGCAAAATCGGAAAAGTTAACTATAGCGATGTAATGGATGTTGAAGGACAAGCTTTCTTTGTAAATATTAAGCCTAAGTTTATTGTTAAAGGTGACGTATTAGATCTGTATGTGTCTCTATTAGCTGGCGTTGGTTCTATGGATATGGAAGCAAAAGCGTTCGGAATGTCAGGTTCGGAATCTGAAGCGGCTTATCAGGTTGGCGGTGAGCTTGGTGCGATCATTACAGACCATATCGATATTCATCTTGGTTACCGAAATGCGCGTGTTGAAATAGACTCCGTCGATGTTTCATCTCAAACGGCTTACATCGGTGCAAGGTACCATTTCTAATCTGGATTCAATCCTAAGCTATATTTCAAATTAAGCCGTTCTTTTGAGTTCGGCTTTTAAACGTCCACTTTCCCTACTCGACTTCGACTTTATAGAGTAACTTTCTCCATAAATAACGTTACGTTGTATCTTATTCGAAAAATCCGAGAGATTTATAGCCTGTTCCACACAGTAAAACAAAGACTTAAACAGAGTACCATTTAGTGTTTAAATTTTGATCTATCAAACAGTTATATGAATAAATTAAGTGATTGAGCAATCAAATGCTATGCATTCAGGCTTCTATTGTGGGTTAAAGTGTTAACATCAGGCAATTTTGTAAACTAGGTGTTTGATATGTTGCCTAAACTTTATAAGTTCAGATCGCTCCACGATAGAAATATACAGTCGATATCTGAGTGCTCGTTATGGTTTGATTATGCTAAAACCTTTAATAACCCTTTTGAATTCAACCTTCTGCGCGACACAAAAGTTCAGAATAATTTCAAGGTTATGTGCTTCTCTCAATCGAATAACCACCCAATACTTTGGTCTCAATACGGCGACAACTTTAAAGGTATGTGTATCGAGTATGACCTTAACTACTATGACGGAGATCTGAACCTCAACTGCTTTGAGGTCCAATATGAAGATGACCCGAGCATATTCAGCTTAGCGTCATTTAGTGAGTCAAAAACTTCAAAACCGGGAACGGACATCTTTAAAGTTAAACATTCAAACTGGTGTTATGAAAAGGAGTTTCGTTGGGTGTTATCCGATGACGAGATCATCGGAAATAAGTTGTATCTAAATAAAGAGTGTTTAAGCGCGGTTATTCTTTCAGAGCACGCCCCTGCAGACAGAAAGCTAAAGGTCCTGATGACATGTCAAAGCCTTGGAATCCCCGTTAAACAGGCTGTAGCCAAGCGAGATTCATGTACATTCGAAGTCGTCAGTTAAACTTAATCTATGTAAATCAGAGCACTTAAAAGTGACAGTGCAACAAAATAGAACCACACTTTCAATGCGGTTCTCTTTAACTACATGGTATTCGTCAATTTACCCAGAACACGATCTTGCATTTTCTCGGTCGTTGCCAAAGACATTTGAACGGCAGAAAACCAGTAAGGTCGGTGCTTGACGTTAAATAACTCGCTGTTATCTAAAGCTTCGAAAATAGAGAACTTTCTTCCCTGGGCCAGAGCCACACCATAGATTGTTCTCTCAAGTACAGGAATGTCATTCACTTCCTCAAGAAGTGCCCTCTTAATAAATTGATTACTTGGGCTCCAATCTATGAATTCAACGAGCTTCTTAAGCAGTTTAAGTTCTAACTGCTCTACCATGGACTCAAGAAACTGAGTGTTGGGGAGAATTTCAGTACAAGCATAATATTCATCATGCTTGTCACTTGCATCTCGGTACCCGATCATGGTTTTCACCAATGCATCTTCAAAAGTCGAAGAAAAATGGTTACAAATCAAAAATAAAGGTAGAACTCTCAGAACACCAAGTAGAATCCCTACATTGGGTTCTTTAACCGATGTTTCTTGAAGACGAATTCGTGTTGCATTGGAGGTA
Coding sequences:
- a CDS encoding ATP-binding protein, producing MGSEGQEALQEARIELQKLKARERKLAEENRVILSTISAISKASNISEIFSSLEFVLKKYIKFDDFIVVSRVGNEGSFKTLLTNNKVFDQMNWTDCGKLSRVINGECAILFEPKSLGEFNSLHPIVLDQINSVLITGIDSGLTQSVIIFIHSNTKHFSIETKATLNRFRPLIERAVFDIENKEKLEATVRERTAELVTARKDAERANKAKSEFLAMMSHELRTPLNAIIGLIDTLKSTSLNEEQQSILLNMSTSSELLLAIISDVLDFSKIESGCFSLSPQWSNVSDTVTFVLSEQKKTADDKGLALTVTSDIPEGELHYLDPSRLAQILFNLIGNAIKFTEQGHVHVSIKYQQSSFYITVEDTGIGISSQQLASLFSPFVQADSTITRRFGGTGLGLAITKRLVELMRGRISVESEPGKGSRFEVQLPVLTRVTNNLAEDAQDDGTRDLRSRYSVLVVEDNPTNQMVIKLILTRQGHEVFIASNGEEAIGFIERGNDPIDIILMDVSMPVMDGLTTTKYMREANIQTPIVALTAHTSVEDRFSCLDVGMNDFVTKPVRTKEITEAIDRLMLEI
- a CDS encoding DUF2971 domain-containing protein → MCFSQSNNHPILWSQYGDNFKGMCIEYDLNYYDGDLNLNCFEVQYEDDPSIFSLASFSESKTSKPGTDIFKVKHSNWCYEKEFRWVLSDDEIIGNKLYLNKECLSAVILSEHAPADRKLKVLMTCQSLGIPVKQAVAKRDSCTFEVVS
- a CDS encoding porin family protein, yielding MKISMIALSLFTAFGVSSHAFASDNENSSRENGHFYAGVDVGFYNETELEYRGSAIEDSSDLSDFSYNLVGGYEFNTHDVVKLGLEAEYRKIGKVNYSDVMDVEGQAFFVNIKPKFIVKGDVLDLYVSLLAGVGSMDMEAKAFGMSGSESEAAYQVGGELGAIITDHIDIHLGYRNARVEIDSVDVSSQTAYIGARYHF